From Actinoplanes oblitus, a single genomic window includes:
- a CDS encoding Rossmann-like and DUF2520 domain-containing protein: MNVLTVGVVGAGRVGAVLGAALRRAGHRVVAVAAVSTASRERAARLLPEAAVLPADEVARAATDLLLLAVPDDALAGVVAGLNRTGALRPGQIVAHTSGAHGLDVLGDVNGMALHPAMTFTGADTDLDRLPGIAWGVTTRDRAFATRLIADLGGAPEWIAEEARPVYHAALAHGANHLVTLVNEAADTLRAAGVEEPSRVLAPLLTAALDNALRMGDAALTGPVSRGDAGTVAKHLERMPARAVPAYLALARRTADRALAAGRLRPQDAAALLAVLFDARGEAGTHVTGAGNGAESTVGSPA; this comes from the coding sequence ATGAACGTATTGACCGTCGGCGTTGTCGGCGCCGGGCGGGTGGGCGCCGTGCTGGGTGCGGCGTTGCGCCGGGCCGGGCACCGGGTGGTCGCCGTCGCCGCCGTCTCCACGGCGTCGCGGGAGCGGGCCGCGCGCCTGCTGCCGGAGGCCGCCGTCCTGCCGGCTGACGAGGTCGCCCGGGCCGCCACCGATCTTCTGCTGCTCGCCGTGCCGGATGACGCGCTGGCCGGCGTGGTCGCCGGGCTGAACCGCACCGGGGCGCTGCGGCCGGGGCAGATCGTGGCGCACACCTCCGGGGCTCACGGATTGGACGTGCTGGGCGATGTGAACGGCATGGCCCTGCATCCCGCGATGACCTTCACCGGCGCGGACACCGACCTGGACCGGCTGCCCGGCATCGCCTGGGGGGTGACCACCCGGGACCGCGCGTTCGCCACCCGGCTGATCGCCGACCTGGGCGGCGCGCCGGAGTGGATCGCCGAGGAGGCCCGGCCGGTCTATCACGCGGCTCTCGCGCACGGCGCCAACCACCTGGTCACCCTGGTCAACGAGGCGGCCGACACGCTGCGTGCGGCCGGAGTCGAGGAGCCTTCCCGGGTGCTCGCTCCGCTGCTGACCGCGGCGCTGGACAACGCGCTGCGGATGGGCGACGCCGCGCTGACCGGGCCGGTCTCCCGGGGCGACGCCGGCACGGTGGCCAAGCACCTGGAGCGGATGCCGGCGCGGGCCGTCCCGGCGTACCTCGCCCTGGCCCGGCGGACGGCGGACCGCGCGCTCGCGGCCGGGCGCCTGCGCCCGCAGGACGCCGCGGCCCTGCTCGCGGTCCTGTTCGACGCCCGCGGTGAGGCCGGCACACATGTCACTGGTGCCGGCAACGGCGCCGAGAGCACGGTTGGGAGCCCAGCGTGA
- a CDS encoding SAM-dependent methyltransferase — protein sequence MGIGWRLAMQAALYGADGFFVRQRSGPADHFRTSVHASPLFARALVGLVERVDAALGRPAAFDLVDVGAGRGELLSAVCAMLPGELAGRVRPVAVEMAPRPAGLSPAIRWRRAVPEVVTGLLVATEWLDNVPLDVVETDEAGRLRKVLVDRHTGAETLGGAADPAEVFWSARWWPGPGRVEIGAPRDAAWAEAVSRVRRGAALCVDYGHRRAERPPFGSLTGFREGRQVAPVPDGSCDVTAHVAIDAVASASGLAYEMVRQRAALQALGVSGARPPLALAGSDPAAYLRALSAAGAAAELTSSTGLGDHWWLWHPIGIDLPLI from the coding sequence GTGGGGATCGGGTGGCGGCTGGCCATGCAGGCCGCGCTCTACGGGGCGGACGGGTTCTTCGTACGGCAGCGGTCCGGGCCCGCCGATCACTTTCGGACGAGCGTGCACGCGTCGCCGCTGTTTGCCCGGGCGTTGGTGGGGCTTGTGGAGCGGGTGGACGCGGCGCTGGGGCGGCCGGCCGCGTTCGATCTGGTGGACGTCGGGGCCGGGCGCGGGGAGTTGCTCAGCGCGGTGTGCGCGATGCTGCCCGGCGAGCTGGCGGGGCGGGTCCGGCCGGTGGCGGTGGAGATGGCTCCCCGGCCCGCTGGGCTGAGTCCGGCGATCCGGTGGCGGCGGGCGGTGCCGGAGGTGGTGACCGGGCTGCTGGTCGCGACCGAGTGGCTGGACAACGTGCCGCTCGACGTGGTCGAGACCGACGAGGCCGGGCGGCTGCGGAAGGTGCTGGTCGATCGGCACACCGGTGCCGAGACGCTGGGTGGCGCCGCCGATCCGGCCGAGGTGTTCTGGTCGGCTCGGTGGTGGCCGGGGCCGGGGCGGGTGGAGATCGGGGCGCCGCGGGACGCCGCCTGGGCGGAGGCGGTGAGCCGGGTGCGGCGGGGTGCGGCGTTGTGTGTCGATTACGGGCATCGGCGTGCGGAGCGGCCACCGTTCGGGAGTCTGACCGGGTTCCGGGAAGGGCGGCAGGTCGCGCCGGTTCCGGACGGGAGCTGCGACGTGACGGCGCACGTCGCCATCGACGCGGTCGCCAGTGCCAGCGGCCTGGCGTACGAAATGGTCCGCCAGCGTGCCGCCCTGCAAGCGCTCGGAGTCAGCGGCGCGCGACCACCGCTCGCCCTGGCCGGCAGCGATCCGGCGGCCTACCTGCGGGCCCTGTCCGCGGCCGGTGCCGCCGCCGAGCTCACCTCGTCGACCGGCCTGGGCGATCACTGGTGGCTCTGGCATCCGATCGGCATCGACCTGCCACTGATCTGA
- a CDS encoding NADH-quinone oxidoreductase subunit D translates to MTVGTGAGLETADMVLNIGPQHPSTHGVLRLKLTLDGERVVACEPVVGYMHRGAEKLFEVRDYRQIIMLANRHDWLSAFSNELGVVLAVERLMGIEVPERAVWLRMALAELNRVLNHLMFLGSYPLEIGAITPMFYAFRERETLQAVMEEVSGGRIHYMFNRVGGLKEEVPAGWTKRARQAVGAVRRRMPDLANVIHKNDIFLARTVGVGVLPAADAAAFGASGPVARASGLDFDVRRDEPYLFYDQLDVPVVTRTAGDCHARFEVLLEQVYVSLDLVEQCLDRVERIGGPVNVRLPKVVKAPEGHTYAWTENPLGVNGYYLVSRGEKTPWRLKLRTASYANVQALATLIPGCLVPDLIAILGSMFFVVGDIDK, encoded by the coding sequence ATGACCGTGGGGACCGGGGCCGGGCTCGAGACGGCGGACATGGTGCTGAACATCGGGCCGCAGCATCCGTCGACGCACGGGGTGTTGCGGCTCAAGCTGACCCTGGACGGGGAGCGGGTGGTCGCCTGCGAGCCGGTCGTCGGGTACATGCACCGGGGCGCCGAGAAGCTGTTCGAGGTGCGCGACTACCGGCAGATCATCATGCTGGCGAACCGGCACGACTGGCTGTCCGCGTTCTCCAACGAGCTGGGCGTGGTGCTCGCTGTCGAGCGGCTGATGGGTATCGAGGTGCCGGAGCGGGCGGTCTGGCTGCGGATGGCCCTCGCCGAGCTGAACCGGGTGCTGAACCACCTGATGTTCCTCGGTTCCTACCCGCTGGAGATCGGCGCGATCACGCCGATGTTCTACGCGTTCCGGGAGCGGGAGACGCTGCAGGCGGTGATGGAGGAGGTCTCCGGCGGGCGGATCCACTACATGTTCAACCGGGTCGGCGGGCTGAAGGAAGAGGTCCCGGCCGGTTGGACGAAGCGGGCCCGGCAGGCGGTCGGCGCGGTCCGGCGGCGGATGCCCGACCTGGCCAACGTGATCCACAAGAACGACATCTTCCTGGCGCGCACGGTCGGGGTCGGCGTGCTGCCGGCGGCTGACGCCGCCGCGTTCGGGGCCTCCGGTCCGGTGGCGCGGGCCAGCGGTCTGGACTTCGACGTACGCCGTGACGAGCCCTACCTGTTCTACGACCAGCTCGACGTGCCGGTGGTGACCCGGACCGCCGGAGACTGTCACGCGCGGTTCGAGGTGCTGCTGGAGCAGGTGTACGTGTCGCTCGACCTGGTCGAGCAGTGCCTGGACCGGGTGGAGCGGATCGGCGGGCCGGTCAACGTGCGGCTGCCCAAGGTGGTGAAGGCACCGGAGGGGCACACCTACGCGTGGACCGAGAACCCGCTCGGGGTGAACGGGTACTACCTGGTGTCCCGCGGGGAGAAGACGCCGTGGCGGTTGAAGCTGCGGACGGCGTCGTACGCGAACGTGCAGGCGCTGGCGACGCTGATCCCCGGGTGCCTGGTACCGGACCTGATCGCGATCCTGGGGTCGATGTTCTTCGTGGTCGGCGACATCGACAAGTGA
- a CDS encoding glycine betaine ABC transporter substrate-binding protein, with amino-acid sequence MRRNLFRTAGALAAAVVVLAGCGEAGSSGTEAPPSAAAAGGQGCAPVAGDKLVVLTDDKKLQNTDNVIPAINKKASSPELIAALDKVSAALDTTKLIELNKAVDIDRKSSKAAAQEFATANNLTAGIAKGKGGAITVGAANFAESATLGELYNIVLTAAGYTVKVQQIGNRELYEPALEKGDLQVVPEYAATLAYFLAGKVDGKDAKDPSSPELETTVTNLKTLGDKRGLVFGQASTAQDQNAFAVTSAFAQKYSLTTLSDLASKCSGTATVLGGPAECPQRPKCQQGLVQTYSFQAGRFDTLDAGGPLTKNALKQGTISVGLVFSSDGALAAG; translated from the coding sequence ATGCGTCGAAACCTTTTCCGTACGGCCGGCGCCCTCGCCGCGGCCGTCGTCGTCCTAGCCGGCTGTGGTGAGGCCGGCTCCTCCGGCACCGAGGCGCCCCCGTCGGCCGCCGCCGCTGGTGGCCAGGGCTGCGCCCCGGTCGCCGGCGACAAGCTGGTCGTCCTCACCGACGACAAGAAACTGCAGAACACCGACAACGTCATCCCGGCGATCAACAAGAAGGCGTCCTCGCCCGAGCTGATCGCCGCGCTGGACAAGGTGTCGGCGGCGCTGGACACCACCAAGCTGATCGAGCTCAACAAGGCGGTCGACATCGACCGCAAGTCGTCCAAGGCCGCCGCCCAGGAGTTCGCCACGGCGAACAACCTGACCGCCGGCATCGCCAAGGGCAAGGGCGGCGCGATCACCGTCGGCGCCGCCAACTTCGCCGAGAGCGCCACCCTCGGCGAGCTGTACAACATCGTGCTCACCGCCGCCGGCTACACCGTGAAGGTGCAGCAGATCGGCAACCGTGAGCTGTACGAGCCGGCCCTGGAGAAGGGCGACCTGCAGGTCGTCCCGGAGTATGCCGCGACCCTGGCCTACTTCCTGGCCGGCAAGGTCGACGGCAAGGACGCCAAGGACCCGTCCTCGCCGGAGCTGGAGACCACCGTCACCAACCTGAAGACCCTCGGTGACAAGCGCGGTCTGGTGTTCGGCCAGGCCAGCACGGCGCAGGACCAGAACGCCTTCGCCGTCACCTCCGCCTTCGCCCAGAAGTACTCGCTGACCACCCTCTCCGACCTGGCCAGCAAGTGCTCCGGCACGGCGACCGTGCTGGGTGGCCCGGCCGAGTGCCCGCAGCGGCCCAAGTGCCAGCAGGGCCTGGTCCAGACCTACAGCTTCCAGGCCGGCCGGTTCGACACGCTGGACGCGGGCGGCCCGCTCACCAAGAACGCGCTGAAGCAGGGCACCATCTCGGTCGGCCTGGTCTTCAGCTCGGACGGCGCCCTCGCCGCCGGCTGA
- a CDS encoding ABC transporter permease, whose product MSYFGEGITWLNDPLNWTNPGGLLDRLTEHLVISFWAVLLGCVIGWPLGIWLGHRGKGGGPVVTVANLTLAVPTLALLTILPLTPLGFGKPPVVVALAVFAVPPLLANAYTGLRSIDPETREAARGMGLSGGQLLRRVELPLSVPYLAAGLRTAAVQVVATAALAALVNGGGLGQVISAGFGIGMSNGGGGQIVAGGLAVALLALLVEGVLALVQRLVTPRALRAGKRRRRAVTVTTP is encoded by the coding sequence GTGAGTTACTTCGGCGAGGGCATCACCTGGCTCAACGACCCGCTCAACTGGACCAACCCGGGCGGCCTGCTGGACCGGCTCACCGAGCACCTGGTGATCAGCTTCTGGGCGGTCCTGCTCGGCTGCGTGATCGGCTGGCCGCTGGGCATCTGGCTCGGGCACCGCGGCAAGGGCGGCGGCCCGGTGGTCACCGTCGCCAACCTGACCCTGGCCGTACCCACCCTGGCGCTGCTCACCATCCTGCCGCTGACCCCGCTCGGCTTCGGCAAGCCGCCGGTGGTGGTGGCCCTGGCCGTGTTCGCGGTGCCTCCGCTGCTGGCCAACGCGTACACCGGGCTGCGCTCGATCGACCCGGAGACCCGGGAGGCGGCCCGCGGCATGGGCCTCTCCGGCGGCCAACTGCTGCGCCGGGTGGAGCTGCCGCTGTCGGTGCCCTATCTCGCCGCCGGGTTGCGCACCGCCGCGGTCCAGGTGGTGGCGACCGCGGCGCTGGCCGCGCTGGTCAACGGCGGCGGGCTGGGCCAGGTCATCAGCGCCGGGTTCGGGATCGGGATGAGCAACGGCGGCGGTGGTCAGATCGTCGCCGGGGGCCTGGCTGTGGCGCTGCTCGCACTCCTTGTGGAGGGCGTGCTGGCGCTCGTCCAGCGCCTGGTCACCCCGCGCGCGCTGCGGGCCGGAAAGCGTCGCCGGCGCGCTGTGACGGTAACCACCCCATAA
- a CDS encoding ABC transporter permease, translating into MSLLSWGPASLTPVAAPADDGPGNPWFSWRYVTENADAIGTALRFHAGLTAQTVLIALLVAVPLAVVAYWIRPLTAPILALSGILYTIPSLALLSLLAPLVGTTSTTSVLIALVLYALLVLVRNSLAGLTQVPAEVIEAATGMGYGRFGRLWRVELPLALPGILTGLRLATVSTVALVTVGSLIGQGGLGDLILGGFRNNFYKAEIMTGTVLCVGLALVLDLLLSGLGRLLTPWTRGRAA; encoded by the coding sequence ATGTCTCTCCTGTCCTGGGGCCCGGCATCGCTGACGCCGGTGGCCGCACCAGCCGATGACGGCCCGGGGAATCCGTGGTTCTCCTGGCGGTACGTCACCGAGAACGCCGACGCGATAGGCACCGCCCTGCGCTTCCACGCCGGGCTGACCGCGCAGACGGTGCTCATCGCGCTGCTGGTCGCCGTGCCGCTCGCCGTCGTCGCCTACTGGATCAGACCGCTGACCGCGCCGATTCTCGCACTCTCCGGCATTCTCTACACGATCCCGTCGCTGGCGCTGCTCTCCCTGCTGGCCCCGTTGGTCGGCACCACCAGCACCACCTCGGTCCTGATCGCCCTGGTGCTGTACGCGCTGCTGGTCCTGGTCCGCAACTCGCTGGCCGGGCTCACCCAGGTCCCGGCCGAGGTCATCGAGGCGGCGACCGGCATGGGGTACGGCCGGTTCGGCCGGCTCTGGCGGGTCGAGTTGCCGCTCGCCCTCCCCGGCATCCTGACCGGGCTGCGGCTGGCCACCGTCTCGACTGTGGCCCTCGTCACGGTCGGCTCGCTGATCGGGCAGGGCGGCCTCGGCGACCTCATCCTGGGCGGGTTCCGGAACAACTTCTACAAGGCGGAGATCATGACCGGGACCGTGCTCTGCGTGGGCCTGGCCCTGGTCCTCGACCTGCTGCTGTCCGGGCTGGGCCGGCTGCTCACCCCGTGGACCCGAGGACGTGCGGCGTGA
- a CDS encoding ABC transporter ATP-binding protein, with amino-acid sequence MPGPRTGETYVDATAASITLADVGKVYPDGTVAVEDFSLEVPAGELAVLIGASGSGKSTILRMINRLIEPTRGEITIDGRNVLKQDPVRLRRQIGYVIQNVGLFPHQTVRANVGTVAKLLGWDRKRITARADELLEMVGLDPARYGKRYPHELSGGQRQRVGVARALAADPLVLLMDEPFSAVDPIVRARLQEEFLRLQAAVRKTIVLVTHDIDEAVRMGDRIAVLAEGGRLLQYATPAELLSRPASAEVRDFVGADHGIRRLAVTPVREVMSAFDGSGEGLPSVDAAATLHDALAVMLTENATTVLVTENGRPVGQVTRTAVFETPAETPV; translated from the coding sequence ATGCCGGGCCCCAGGACAGGAGAGACATACGTGGACGCTACCGCGGCATCGATCACCCTGGCGGACGTCGGCAAGGTGTACCCGGACGGCACCGTCGCCGTCGAGGACTTCAGCCTGGAGGTACCGGCCGGCGAGCTGGCCGTGCTGATCGGCGCCTCCGGATCCGGCAAGTCGACGATCCTCCGGATGATCAACCGGCTGATCGAGCCGACCCGCGGCGAGATCACCATCGACGGCCGCAACGTCCTGAAGCAGGACCCGGTGCGGCTGCGGCGGCAGATCGGCTACGTGATCCAGAACGTCGGGCTGTTCCCGCACCAGACCGTCCGGGCCAACGTCGGCACGGTGGCGAAACTGCTCGGCTGGGACCGCAAGCGGATCACCGCGCGCGCCGACGAGCTGCTGGAGATGGTCGGGCTGGACCCGGCCCGGTACGGCAAGCGATACCCGCACGAGCTCTCCGGCGGCCAGCGGCAGCGCGTCGGGGTGGCCCGGGCGCTCGCCGCGGATCCGCTGGTGCTGCTGATGGACGAGCCGTTCTCGGCAGTCGACCCGATCGTGCGGGCCCGGTTGCAGGAGGAGTTCCTGCGCCTGCAGGCCGCGGTGCGCAAGACGATCGTGCTGGTCACCCACGACATCGACGAGGCGGTCCGGATGGGCGACCGGATCGCGGTGCTGGCCGAGGGCGGCCGGCTGCTTCAGTACGCCACGCCGGCCGAGCTGCTGAGCCGGCCCGCGTCGGCCGAGGTGCGGGACTTCGTCGGCGCCGACCATGGCATCCGGCGCCTGGCGGTGACCCCGGTACGCGAGGTGATGTCCGCCTTCGACGGCTCCGGCGAGGGCCTGCCGAGCGTGGACGCCGCCGCCACCCTGCACGACGCGCTCGCCGTGATGCTCACCGAGAACGCCACCACGGTCCTGGTGACCGAGAACGGCCGCCCGGTCGGTCAGGTGACCCGGACGGCCGTGTTCGAGACACCGGCGGAAACCCCGGTCTGA
- a CDS encoding ABC transporter permease has protein sequence MAYDDTTIRQPGESTGESDPAAYRRRVQFDDTAGGTLDQSLRAPVTAPGAATSTTDDARDRLGVHLGWEVVLLVAAAVLGFLLWREDAAAVQRPALDALLVTGAAIGLITLGAGLSLRAGVPNLAIGPIVLAAEFQFAENGDKGLVQALVPALIIAAAGGLVAGLLILVLHVPGWAVTLAAAFGVITFDQLRVGAVAVQGPWEPSDRAFLLFGGFAMLAVLGGALGAIGPVRRFFGRMRQAGDPAGRRGFAVVLPVLLALILSSVFAAGAGVILAGQSAGPIQPGTGLEWTGIGLGLALLGGTSAYGRRGGIFGTLFAVMALTIFLDYQTRKQLDIALFAIAGAVFAAGLVATRIVESYGRLASAAKSEDWNAAPSSGLSNWSPTLPETWNTPAAPPARGDRWDDGPWSATR, from the coding sequence ATGGCGTACGACGACACGACGATCCGGCAACCGGGGGAGAGCACCGGCGAGTCGGATCCGGCCGCGTACCGGCGCCGCGTGCAGTTCGACGACACCGCCGGTGGCACCCTCGACCAGTCGTTGCGCGCCCCGGTGACCGCACCGGGAGCCGCCACCTCCACCACCGACGACGCCCGCGACCGGCTCGGCGTCCACCTCGGCTGGGAGGTCGTCCTGCTGGTCGCCGCGGCCGTGCTGGGCTTCCTGCTCTGGCGCGAGGACGCGGCCGCCGTGCAGCGCCCCGCGCTGGACGCGCTGCTGGTCACCGGCGCCGCGATCGGCCTGATCACGCTCGGCGCCGGGCTGTCCCTGCGAGCCGGCGTGCCCAACCTGGCGATCGGCCCGATCGTGCTGGCCGCCGAGTTCCAGTTCGCCGAGAACGGCGACAAGGGCCTGGTCCAGGCACTGGTCCCGGCCCTGATCATCGCGGCCGCCGGCGGGCTGGTGGCCGGCCTGCTGATCCTGGTGCTGCACGTGCCCGGCTGGGCGGTCACCCTGGCCGCCGCGTTCGGCGTGATCACGTTCGACCAGCTCCGGGTCGGCGCGGTCGCGGTGCAGGGCCCCTGGGAGCCCAGCGACCGGGCGTTCCTGCTGTTCGGCGGGTTCGCGATGCTGGCCGTGCTGGGCGGCGCGCTGGGCGCGATCGGCCCGGTGCGCCGGTTCTTCGGCCGGATGCGACAGGCCGGCGACCCGGCCGGGCGGCGCGGCTTCGCGGTGGTGCTGCCGGTGCTGCTGGCCCTGATCCTCTCCTCGGTCTTCGCGGCCGGCGCCGGCGTCATCCTGGCCGGTCAGTCGGCCGGCCCGATCCAGCCCGGCACCGGCCTGGAGTGGACCGGCATCGGCCTGGGCCTGGCCCTGCTCGGCGGGACCAGCGCGTACGGCCGGCGTGGCGGCATCTTCGGCACCCTCTTCGCGGTGATGGCGCTGACCATCTTCCTGGACTACCAGACCCGCAAGCAGCTGGACATCGCGCTCTTCGCGATCGCCGGCGCGGTGTTCGCCGCCGGCCTGGTCGCCACCCGGATCGTCGAGTCGTACGGGCGGCTGGCCAGCGCGGCCAAGTCGGAGGACTGGAACGCGGCGCCGTCCAGCGGCCTGAGCAACTGGTCACCCACCCTGCCGGAGACCTGGAACACCCCGGCCGCCCCGCCGGCCCGCGGCGACCGTTGGGACGACGGACCCTGGAGCGCCACCCGCTGA
- a CDS encoding DUF3180 domain-containing protein gives MSANPDDSPHGRRTDPSLHPTSVSALVLAALIGAALGWLLLGYNQLFYRLTPLPWTAAVVLVALAITEGYLAQNTAARIQRKPGAPPVEPLLVARYVALAKASSLVGSLTAGFSAGVLAWLVLEPTDAARSDLPTVATTLVAAAALVGTALWLERACRVPDRPDRQDDDSDRPTGRR, from the coding sequence GTGAGCGCCAACCCCGACGATTCCCCCCACGGACGCCGGACCGACCCGTCGCTGCACCCGACGAGCGTCTCCGCCCTGGTGCTGGCGGCGCTGATCGGTGCCGCGCTGGGCTGGCTGCTGCTCGGTTACAACCAGTTGTTCTACCGGCTCACCCCGCTGCCCTGGACGGCCGCCGTGGTGCTGGTCGCGCTCGCCATCACCGAGGGCTACCTGGCGCAGAACACCGCCGCCCGGATCCAGCGCAAACCCGGCGCCCCGCCGGTCGAGCCGCTGCTCGTCGCCCGCTACGTCGCGCTGGCCAAGGCGTCCTCCCTGGTCGGCTCGCTCACCGCGGGCTTCTCCGCCGGCGTGCTGGCCTGGCTGGTGCTGGAGCCCACCGACGCGGCCAGGTCGGACCTGCCGACGGTGGCCACCACGCTGGTCGCGGCGGCCGCCCTGGTCGGCACCGCGCTCTGGCTGGAGCGGGCCTGCCGCGTTCCGGACCGGCCGGACCGCCAGGACGACGACTCGGACCGGCCGACCGGCCGGCGTTGA